TTTCCGCATATTCGTCCGGTTCGCGAGTACACACAATATCGAAATGCGACAAAGTTGAAATGCGCTGCTATGTCAAGAAGATCAGCCAGCTTTGATTTGACTCGTTAATGTGAACGATGGGAATGCTGTAGATGGTTCCCCTCGCCGTGGTGACCATGATGCGCGGTGGGTTCGGTCGTGATGGGAAGCTTGCCGGCTGACGCGAGCGCGACTGCTTCGTCCGCGGGCATGCCCGACCCAATGTGTACCTCGACTTCAAATTTTTCGGCGACCTGGAACGCATGTGGTCCGATCCCGCCACAGATAATCTTCTTCACGCCCGACTTTGCGGAGTCTCTTATCACGAGATGCGGGTCGACTCCTTCACCGTTGGTGATGACATCGACACGATCGTCTTCGTCATCGTAGACAAGGAAGAATGGGGATTTCCCGAAATGAACGCTTACGTTCCCTGACATTGAACCCTTTTCTGATGCGATTAAGTATTTCATCTTTTCTTTCTTTAGTTGGTCAACTGTTATACTTGCCGTCGACAGATTGGTTTCGACGACTCTTTCTAATATGATGCAACCGGTTCGGAATGGTTGCGCCTTCCTTCCAAAAAACATCTCTCGGATCGCCTTCCGGATCCTTCGGTTTCATGGTAGCATGAGCCATGTAGTCTTCTCTTTCCTACCACGGGCTTTTTTTTCCGAGATACCAGAAATTTCCCGAGTCGAGATTTTTGGTCGCGAGCGCGAAGATCTCTTCAGCCGCCTCGGCACTCTTCCTGGGCGCGGATTGTCCGCCCATGTCTGTCCTCACCCAACCTGGATTCAGCGAGCTGACGCAAATATCCTTTGACTTCAGCCTGTCCGCAAGAATTCTTGTGTACATGTTGAGCGCCGCTTTTGAGATCTGATAAGAAGGCGTATACGCCCCATGGAAATCTGTAAGCGAGCCCGCTCCGGAAGACACATTTACGATACTTCCACCATCTTTCATT
This genomic interval from Candidatus Kryptoniota bacterium contains the following:
- a CDS encoding NifB/NifX family molybdenum-iron cluster-binding protein, with protein sequence MKYLIASEKGSMSGNVSVHFGKSPFFLVYDDEDDRVDVITNGEGVDPHLVIRDSAKSGVKKIICGGIGPHAFQVAEKFEVEVHIGSGMPADEAVALASAGKLPITTEPTAHHGHHGEGNHLQHSHRSH